The following are encoded together in the Halopiger aswanensis genome:
- a CDS encoding SHOCT domain-containing protein: MGRLGSLILKGTGVLVLAFIALSVIATIVGILFSVVATIVSLLVTVAVLGLLVLGAIGLFSMLRDRSASTESSTGTYESTDRARDPKSQLQDRYVAGELSEAEFERELDRVLESDDGRGPSGRTPSEVDRSRTKDFDRTNR, encoded by the coding sequence ATGGGCCGTCTCGGGAGCCTCATTCTGAAAGGGACCGGCGTTCTCGTACTCGCGTTTATCGCGCTGAGCGTGATCGCGACGATCGTGGGGATCCTCTTCTCCGTCGTCGCGACGATCGTCTCGCTGCTCGTCACCGTCGCCGTGCTCGGACTGCTCGTGCTGGGTGCTATCGGACTGTTCTCGATGCTTCGTGATCGGTCGGCGTCGACAGAATCGAGCACCGGTACGTACGAGTCTACCGACCGCGCACGCGATCCGAAATCTCAACTCCAGGACCGCTACGTCGCGGGCGAACTGAGCGAGGCCGAGTTCGAACGGGAACTCGATCGCGTGCTCGAGTCCGACGACGGGCGCGGACCCAGCGGTCGAACCCCATCCGAAGTCGATCGCTC